The Meiothermus sp. genome segment ACTGTTCGTAGCCGGAGTTGTTGGCCGCGATGCGGATGCGCTTGGAGGCACGCGTGTTTTGCACTTGCTGGCCGATTTGCTCTTGATTCACCTGCTGGCCCGTGCGGGGGTCGGTGCAGGTGTTGGCAAAAAAGGGATTATCGCCCTGGTTTTGCCTCGAGGCCCCAAAGTCGCCCTTGTAGTTGAGTTCGGCCAGCTTCTCGCCGGTACGCCAGCGGGTAGCCACCACCACCACGGTGTGGAAGCGGGCACAAACCCGCTGGTCGGTGCTGGTCTCGGAGTGGATGTTGATGTACCAGCCGATGTCGCCGTCCCGAATGGCAAAGCCCTTGAACCCCTCGGCCCGCTCGGGCTGGTTGTTGGTGTACTGCGCGGTATAGAGGAAGGGCGCCCGGTACCCAACCAGGCCGGGGTCGGAGTTGTGGTCGTGGCGGTAATAGCACCAGTAGACCGGGTCGATCTGAGGATGCCAGCTGGGGTAGTTGCGGTTATCGGGGCCTTTGGCTACCCAGAGGTTATCGAGCCAGGAGGGGCAGGTGGTGTTGGGCACGGGCCGTTCGGTAATGCCGCTCGGTAGGGCGGGTTCTGCCGAAGGCTGTCCGTTGCCCTCGGCCAGCAGCACCCAGTACTCTCCTTTGCCTTCCGGGGAACCCAACGCAATTTCACCGGCCCGGAAAGTGCGGGTGTAGGTGTTGAACTTCTTGCCATCGGCTGCGGTGGTCTCGCCCCGGCGCCAGCCCGAAAGCCACAGCGCGGAGTTCTCCCAGGCCACCACCACTGTGGCCTCGCGGGTCAGGGTCAGGCGCAGCCAGTCCGCACGGGTCGAGCTGGAGCCGGGCGCATCCAGAAGATCCCAACCGGCATACTCGGTGAAGCGCGGTCCAGAAGCCTGGTTGGGGTTATTGGGGTTGCGGTTTTTGTCGGCCTGTCGGGGCCAGTAGCGCAGTCCGCCATAGTTAGCCCGCAGTCGGCCATTTTCCTCACTCACCACCACATAGCGCGAGAGCAACGTAAGGGGCTGGTTGGTAGGGTGCTGGGTCAGCGACTCGGCCAGAAAAGGGCCATTGGAACTATCGGGGGTGGGGTTGTCGGTGTACTCTCCCCCGCCACAGGCCCCCAAACAAAGCCCCAGCCCCCCCAGCAGCGAAAGCATCTTCATTCGTTGCATGTAATCCTCCCCGGTACCCTGCTCATTTAGCGAGCAACTCTTAGCCCTAAAGTACAAGGACTCTTGCGCGTTGCTTTTCTGGATTAACCAGAGCTTAAGAAAGGCAACCGAGCAGGCTCAGAAAGCCCTAACCGACCTCACGAAAAGCCCGCCGGAGCGTTACGTTCTTAAGAGCAAAACGTGGGCCCGGCTGCACAACCCGCTTTGTGGGTAAGGCACCCAGCGATTGCGTAGAATACATGGGCGCATGGACGACCGCCGTTTTTTCCAGGGCATTGCGGAGCAAATGGTTTCATTAGACCCCTACCGCGCTACCGACCTTAGGGCGCGGATTCACCGCTATCTGAACGAATTAAAAGCCGGTTTGCAGGCGGTCTACCCAGAAGCCGATGGGGTAGCCGAGCGGGTGGCCCGGGTGCTTGGGCAAAACCTGGCCCAGCGACCGACCGACCTGCAAGCCCTGGACCTAGAGCGCATCCACACGCCGGACTGGTTTCAGAAGCCCCACATACACGGCTACATCGCCTACACCGACCGCTTCGCCGGAAACCTGAAGGGCGTGGCCGAGCGCGTTCCCTACCTGAAGGAACTGGGCATCCGCTACCTGCACCTGATGCCGTTGCTGCTACCCCGCCAGGGCGAAAACGACGGGGGCTACGCGGTGGCCGACTACCGCCGGGTACGCCCCGACCTAGGAACCATGGACGACCTCGAGGCCCTCTGCACAAAGCTCCGCCAGGAGGGGATAAGTCTTTGCCTGGATCTGGTGCTAAACCACGTAGCCCGCGAACACCCCTGGGCCCAGGCCGCCCGCCAGGGCGACCCCCGGTACCGCGACTACTTTTACATCTACCCCGACCGCACCCTGCCCGACGCTTTCGAGCGCACCCTGCCCGAGGTCTTCCCCGACTTTGCCCCCGGCAACTTCACCTGGGACGACGAACTGGGGGGCTGGGTCTGGACGACCTTTAATAGCTGGCAGTGGGATGTGAACTGGAGCAACCCCGAGGTGTTCCTGGAGTACCTCGACCTGATTTTGTGGCTGGCCAACCGGGGGGTAGAGGTCTTCCGGCTGGATGCCATCGCCTTCACCTGGAAGCGCCTGGGTACGAACTGCCAGAACCAGCCCGAGGTGCACGCCCTTACGCAAGCCCTGCGGGCGGCGGTGCGGATCGGCGCCCCCGCCGTGGCCTTCAAGGCCGAAGCCATTGTGGCCCCCGAAGACCTGATTGCCTACCTGGGCACCGGAGCGCACTTCGGCAAGGTTTCGGAGCTGGCCTATCACAACACCCTAATGGTGCAGATCTGGAGCAGCCTGGCCAGCCGCGATACCCGCCTTTTCACTCAGGCCCTGAAGCGCTTTCCGGAAAAGCCCCCCAGCACGGCCTGGGCCACCTACCTGCGCTGCCACGACGACATCGGCTGGGCCATCTCCGACACCGACGCTGCCGCCGTGGGACTCGATGGGGCCGCCCACCGCCGCTTTTTGTCCGAGTTTTACAAGGGCGACTTTCCGGGGTCGTTTGCCCGGGGGATGCACTTTCAGGAAAACCCCGCCACCGGCGACCGGCGCACCTCGGGGATGGCGGCCAGCCTGGCCGGGCTCGAGACCGCCCTGGAATCCGGCAACCCACGCCATGTGAACCTGGCCATAGAGCGCCTTCTGCTGGCCCATGCGGTCTTTATCGGCTACGGTGAGGGTATCCCGCTCATCTACATGGGCGACGAGCTAGGGATGCTCAACGACTACGACTACGTAAAGGAACCTGCTCACCAAGACGACAACCGCTGGCTGCACCGGCCCCGGATGGACTGGGCCAAAGCCCAGAAGCGGCGTCAGGGAGGCACGGTAGAGCACCGCCTGTTCCACGGCCTGAAAGCCTTGCTGGAGGCTCGAGCCCGCACCCCCCAGCTCCACGCGGCCTTTCCTACCCAGGCCCTTTGGCAAGCCAACCCACACCTGCTCTTGCTCAAGCGCCCGCACCCCCAGGGCACTGTGGTGCAGGTCTACAACTTCAGCGAACACGACCAGCCTTTCCCCTTTGAGGCTTTGCGCGCGGAGGGTGTTGTGCAGCCCTTCGACCTGATCAGCCAGGCCCCCGCCCCGGCTTACCTGGGGCCCTATGCCAGGCTGTGGCTCGTCCAGCACCCAGTGTAAAGGAGACCCTATGGAATGGTGGAAAACCGCAAGCATCTACCAGATCTACCCCCGCAGTTTCCAGGACTCGAACGGCGACGGCATCGGCGATCTGCCGGGCATCCGCAAGCGCCTGCCTTACATCCGCGACCTGGGCTTCGATGCCATCTGGCTTTCGCCTTTTTACAAAAGTCCCATGAAGGACTTCGGCTACGACGTAGCCGACTACTGCGATGTGGACCCCATCTTTGGCACCCTGAAGGACTTCGACGGGCTGATGGAAGACGCCCACCGGCTGGGCCTCCGGGTGCTCATCGACTTTGTGCCCAACCACACCTCCGACCAGCACCCCTGGTTCAAGGAGTCCAGAAGCAGCCGCGATAATCCCAAACGCGACTGGTACGTCTGGCGCGACCCCGCCCCGGACGGCGGCCCCCCCAACAACTGGCAGGCCTACTTCGGCGGGCCCTCCTGGACCTTCGACGACAAAACCGGCCAGTACTACCTGCACCAGTTTTTGCCCGAGCAGCCCGACCTCAACTGGCGCAACCCCGAGGTGCGCCGGGCCATGTACGACGTAATGCGCTTCTGGCTGGATAAGGGGGTGGACGGTTTTCGGGTTGATGTGCTCTGGCTTTTAGTCGAGGACGCCCTCTTCCGCGACGAACCCGACAACCCCCACTACAAACCCGGCGACATCGACCGCTTCCGCCATATTCACATCTACCAGGAAGACCAACCCGAGACCCGCGAAATTGTGCAGGAGATGCGCGCGGTGCTGGACGAGTATCCGGGCGACCGGGTGATGGTGGGCGAAATCTACCTGCCCTACGAGCAGCTCATGCCCTACTACGGCACCGCAGAAAAGCCCGGCTGCCACCTGCCCTTCAACTTTCACCTGATTTTCAGGGGCCTGTCCAACTGGACTGCCGAGAACATTCGCAGCATTGTGGAGGAGTACGAAAAGAGCCTGCCGCCCTTCGCCACCCCCAACTGGGTGCTGGGCAACCACGACCAGCACCGCCTGGCCACGCGGATTGGACACGACCAGGCCCGGGTAGCTGCAATGATGCTCTTTACCCTCCGAGGCTCGCCCACCTGGTACTACGGCGACGAGATTGGCATGGTGGATGGGCAAATTCCCCCCGAAAAGGTGCAAGACCCTGCCGCCTTGCGCCAGCGCGGGACCACGGGCGAACATGGCCTGGATCCGGGCCGCGACCCCGAGCGCACCCCCATGCAGTGGACACCCCACGCCTACGCCGGGTTCAGTACCCGTGAGCCCTGGCTGCCCATCTCGCCCGATTACACCGAACACAACGTGGAATCCCAGGATGCCGACCCCTTCTCCATGCTGACCCTAGTTCGCACCTTGCTGGTGGTGCGAAAGGAGACACCGGCCCTGTTCACCGGGGCCTACCAGACCTACAAAGCCCCTGCAGGCGTGTTTGCCTACCTGCGCGGCGGTGAGGTGCTGGTGGCGCTGAACTTTACCCCGGAGCCCAAAACCCTCTCCACCCCCGGAGGGGAGGTACTGCTTTCGACCTACCTCGACCGCTACGACAAAGTGGAGGGGGTGCTCGAGCTCCGCCCCCACGAAGGCGTTATCGTAAAACTATGACGCGGGTGCTTTTTGTTTGCATGGGCAACATCTGCCGCAGCCCCATGGCCGAGGGCATTTTGCGGCGCAAGCTGCGCGAGCGCGGCCTGGAGGGAGAGTTCGAGGTAGACTCCTGCGGCACCGGCGGCTGGCACGAGGGCGAGCCCGCCGACCCGCGCACCGAGCAGGTACTGGCACGGTACAACGCCCTGTTCCCCCACACCGCCCGCCGGGTTCGCGCCGAGGACTTAAACCACTTTGACCATATTTTTGTGATGGACAAGGAAAACCTCTGGACCCTCGAGCGCATGTTCCCAGCACACCGGGGCAAGGCCCGCCTGCTGCTGGAGCTAAACGGTGGCGGCGAGGTGCCCGACCCCTACTACGGCGGTATGGAGCAGTTTGAACAGGTCTACCGGATGCTGGACGAGGCGCTCGAGGTGTTCCTGCAGACCCATGCACCCCGCTGAACTGCTGCGCCAGGCCCGGCTCAAGGAATACCCCCTAGAGCCTCTGCACGGGGGCGATATAGGCCAGGTCTGGCGGGCCGGGCCCTATGTGGTCAAAACCCACCCCAGCCCCCCCGCCGGTATGTTCCAGGCCGAGGCCCGGGGGCTATTCGCCCTGTCTCAGGCCGGCATGCGCGTGCCCGAGATGTACTGGGCCAGCAACGAAGGGCTGGTGATGGAATACCTCCCGCCAGGCGAGCCAGACTGGCAAAAGCTGGCCCGGATGCTGGCCGGCCTGCACAAGCTCCGCCCCCCGGGCTATGGCTGGGACGACCGGGTATTTTTGGGCCGTTTTGAGCTGCCGAGCGGAACCCAAAGCGACTGGCAAAGCTTCTGGGTGGAAAAGCGCATCCAGCCCCTGCTGGAAGCCACCTGGCGCCAGTTGGGGCCGCTGGGCCCCCGGGTCGAAGCCTTGTTCAAGGAGCCCCTGCCCCAGGAGGGCCCGGCCCTGATCCACGGCGACCTGTGGCAGGGGAATGTGCGCCATGCCCAGGGGGGGCCGGCCCTGCTGGATCCCTCGGTCTGGTGGGGCGAACGGGCGGTTGACCTGGCCATGATGACCCTGTTCGGCGGCTTTCCAGCTCCGTTCTGGAAGGTATACCGCGTGCTCTACCCCATTCCC includes the following:
- a CDS encoding alpha-amylase family glycosyl hydrolase, encoding MEWWKTASIYQIYPRSFQDSNGDGIGDLPGIRKRLPYIRDLGFDAIWLSPFYKSPMKDFGYDVADYCDVDPIFGTLKDFDGLMEDAHRLGLRVLIDFVPNHTSDQHPWFKESRSSRDNPKRDWYVWRDPAPDGGPPNNWQAYFGGPSWTFDDKTGQYYLHQFLPEQPDLNWRNPEVRRAMYDVMRFWLDKGVDGFRVDVLWLLVEDALFRDEPDNPHYKPGDIDRFRHIHIYQEDQPETREIVQEMRAVLDEYPGDRVMVGEIYLPYEQLMPYYGTAEKPGCHLPFNFHLIFRGLSNWTAENIRSIVEEYEKSLPPFATPNWVLGNHDQHRLATRIGHDQARVAAMMLFTLRGSPTWYYGDEIGMVDGQIPPEKVQDPAALRQRGTTGEHGLDPGRDPERTPMQWTPHAYAGFSTREPWLPISPDYTEHNVESQDADPFSMLTLVRTLLVVRKETPALFTGAYQTYKAPAGVFAYLRGGEVLVALNFTPEPKTLSTPGGEVLLSTYLDRYDKVEGVLELRPHEGVIVKL
- a CDS encoding low molecular weight protein-tyrosine-phosphatase; protein product: MTRVLFVCMGNICRSPMAEGILRRKLRERGLEGEFEVDSCGTGGWHEGEPADPRTEQVLARYNALFPHTARRVRAEDLNHFDHIFVMDKENLWTLERMFPAHRGKARLLLELNGGGEVPDPYYGGMEQFEQVYRMLDEALEVFLQTHAPR
- a CDS encoding alpha-amylase family protein, giving the protein MDDRRFFQGIAEQMVSLDPYRATDLRARIHRYLNELKAGLQAVYPEADGVAERVARVLGQNLAQRPTDLQALDLERIHTPDWFQKPHIHGYIAYTDRFAGNLKGVAERVPYLKELGIRYLHLMPLLLPRQGENDGGYAVADYRRVRPDLGTMDDLEALCTKLRQEGISLCLDLVLNHVAREHPWAQAARQGDPRYRDYFYIYPDRTLPDAFERTLPEVFPDFAPGNFTWDDELGGWVWTTFNSWQWDVNWSNPEVFLEYLDLILWLANRGVEVFRLDAIAFTWKRLGTNCQNQPEVHALTQALRAAVRIGAPAVAFKAEAIVAPEDLIAYLGTGAHFGKVSELAYHNTLMVQIWSSLASRDTRLFTQALKRFPEKPPSTAWATYLRCHDDIGWAISDTDAAAVGLDGAAHRRFLSEFYKGDFPGSFARGMHFQENPATGDRRTSGMAASLAGLETALESGNPRHVNLAIERLLLAHAVFIGYGEGIPLIYMGDELGMLNDYDYVKEPAHQDDNRWLHRPRMDWAKAQKRRQGGTVEHRLFHGLKALLEARARTPQLHAAFPTQALWQANPHLLLLKRPHPQGTVVQVYNFSEHDQPFPFEALRAEGVVQPFDLISQAPAPAYLGPYARLWLVQHPV
- a CDS encoding fructosamine kinase family protein; amino-acid sequence: MHPAELLRQARLKEYPLEPLHGGDIGQVWRAGPYVVKTHPSPPAGMFQAEARGLFALSQAGMRVPEMYWASNEGLVMEYLPPGEPDWQKLARMLAGLHKLRPPGYGWDDRVFLGRFELPSGTQSDWQSFWVEKRIQPLLEATWRQLGPLGPRVEALFKEPLPQEGPALIHGDLWQGNVRHAQGGPALLDPSVWWGERAVDLAMMTLFGGFPAPFWKVYRVLYPIPPEIERALPHYQVYYVLVHVLFFGPRYLPLLLRTLGAAR